One genomic window of Haloferax mediterranei ATCC 33500 includes the following:
- a CDS encoding DUF4349 domain-containing protein produces the protein MNKRLKLLVVAFLVLLAGCTGGAGNADAGGSEVSLSTDASGAPESQDASLEGDDDLPQVQKRAVIRNGRLELTVDEFNTSRDEIESTAESYGGYVSDSSERVNRRSGGTYRSGQLVVRVPSDNFSAFMTDAKQLGEVEHVETNSEDVTEQLVDLEARLSNLRAQRDRLRELYDSANTTQDVLAVEKRLTDVQTEIERLEAQKQSLEDRVALSTVRVSLSERPPGPAQWYDVPVLQAFLASVNGVFVALRALVVAFAYALPYIVVFGGLLAVLGGGMYAVGRAAFRRLST, from the coding sequence ATGAATAAGCGATTAAAACTTCTCGTCGTGGCGTTCCTCGTTCTCCTCGCCGGGTGTACCGGGGGCGCGGGTAACGCCGATGCGGGAGGTTCTGAGGTGAGTCTCTCCACCGACGCTTCGGGTGCGCCCGAAAGCCAAGACGCGAGTCTTGAGGGTGACGATGACCTCCCCCAAGTCCAAAAGCGGGCGGTCATCAGGAACGGCCGACTCGAACTGACTGTCGACGAGTTCAACACCAGCCGAGACGAGATTGAGTCGACCGCCGAGTCGTACGGCGGGTACGTCAGTGATTCGAGCGAGCGCGTGAACCGTCGAAGTGGCGGGACCTACCGCTCCGGGCAACTCGTCGTGCGAGTCCCTTCCGATAACTTTTCGGCGTTCATGACCGACGCGAAGCAACTCGGCGAGGTCGAACACGTCGAGACGAATTCGGAGGACGTGACCGAGCAACTGGTCGACCTCGAAGCGCGACTGAGCAACCTCCGTGCGCAGCGAGACCGCCTCCGCGAACTCTACGACTCCGCGAACACCACTCAGGACGTACTCGCCGTCGAGAAACGCCTCACGGACGTACAGACCGAAATCGAGCGACTGGAGGCACAAAAACAGTCGCTGGAGGACCGCGTCGCCCTCTCGACCGTCCGTGTCTCGCTCTCCGAGCGCCCGCCCGGCCCGGCACAGTGGTACGACGTGCCGGTGCTGCAGGCGTTCCTCGCATCGGTTAACGGCGTCTTCGTCGCCCTTCGGGCGCTCGTCGTCGCCTTCGCCTACGCCCTACCGTATATCGTCGTCTTCGGCGGCCTGCTGGCAGTTCTCGGCGGCGGCATGTACGCTGTCGGCCGCGCTGCGTTCAGACGACTGTCGACCTGA
- a CDS encoding polymer-forming cytoskeletal protein, translating to MSLGTDPLEALEIPDGTTVEEHDLVTDGDVVVGGQSTVEFGVRGRNVLAGERVTFGGDIEAEGDCRLDLLDDVAGNVLVGEDAYLGERVHIAGRLMVSGDLDIGDDVDIEEGFEANGWIVIRNPIPTLVFYFIVLSQLLHLGEDEAADELAETLAGESPHDPLVIPRNATVSDDAWRVSTPAYVGSNCRIHGNIRAKSIDLDADNNVFGSLRARDDISVGRGTRIHGDVTTRNGEVRIHEGARVLGDVSCNDLVLEAGAHVDGTMRARGEMRIHRDNLPREAE from the coding sequence GTGTCACTGGGTACGGACCCGCTCGAAGCGCTCGAGATACCCGACGGGACGACGGTCGAAGAGCACGACCTCGTGACCGACGGGGATGTCGTTGTCGGCGGCCAAAGCACCGTTGAGTTCGGCGTCCGCGGCCGAAACGTTCTCGCTGGCGAGCGCGTCACATTCGGCGGCGACATCGAGGCGGAAGGCGACTGTCGACTCGACCTGTTAGACGATGTTGCTGGGAATGTCCTCGTGGGTGAAGACGCCTATCTCGGCGAGCGTGTTCATATCGCCGGTCGGCTCATGGTCTCCGGAGACCTCGACATCGGCGACGACGTGGACATCGAAGAAGGATTCGAAGCAAACGGCTGGATCGTCATCCGTAACCCGATTCCGACGCTCGTCTTCTACTTTATCGTCCTCTCGCAACTCCTGCATCTCGGTGAGGACGAAGCGGCGGACGAACTCGCAGAGACGCTGGCTGGTGAGTCGCCGCACGACCCGCTCGTGATTCCGCGGAACGCGACCGTCTCCGACGACGCGTGGCGTGTCTCGACACCGGCGTACGTCGGCTCGAACTGCCGAATCCACGGGAATATCCGCGCGAAATCCATCGACCTCGATGCCGACAACAACGTCTTCGGGAGCCTTCGCGCCCGCGACGATATCTCCGTCGGACGCGGCACCCGAATTCACGGCGACGTAACCACCCGAAACGGTGAAGTTCGAATTCACGAAGGTGCCCGAGTTCTCGGCGATGTCTCCTGTAACGACCTCGTTCTCGAAGCCGGTGCCCACGTCGACGGTACCATGCGTGCCCGCGGCGAGATGCGTATTCACCGGGATAACCTTCCCCGAGAAGCGGAGTAG
- a CDS encoding DUF5800 family protein gives MTILSFDEDGVDVVYEGTEFRLEKELIEEAIGKSYPDVTDHEVLKIVEKNPSLGGEPRRVRDILNSS, from the coding sequence ATGACGATTCTCTCTTTCGACGAAGATGGCGTAGACGTGGTCTACGAAGGGACGGAATTCCGTCTCGAAAAGGAACTCATCGAGGAAGCCATCGGGAAGTCGTACCCCGACGTGACCGACCACGAGGTGCTAAAAATCGTCGAGAAGAATCCCTCGCTCGGCGGCGAACCGCGCCGCGTCCGCGACATCCTCAACTCGTCGTAG
- a CDS encoding DUF3179 domain-containing protein, producing MNRRRFLAALGATSALAGCLGNNQSADGADSTDTPGTAGGSNATRTSSFDLPVPKDELRRGAPKDAIPAITAPVFSDDWSGFDEVNVTLEDSFEVVGVELDGIARAYPLAILNWHEIANDAFDDRPVVVTYCPLCGSAVVADRLVAGEPTNFGVSGYLWMSDLVMYDVRTESLWSQVLATAIRGERTGDTLSLIPSTISTWGEWKASHPDTEVLVPPPVSDTIRGRQSRSYDVNPYSSYRQSGRVGIGFNDEVDERMHPKTSVIGITAGGVARAYPLDAVKNAGVVNDTVGELPVVVASSTDGTLVAYVRRIDGSVAEFERDGSALVAAGSRWDLLTGRALDGSHEGATLTRANDRSPMFWFAWADFNPDTEIYGR from the coding sequence ATGAACCGCCGCCGATTCCTCGCTGCGCTCGGTGCCACATCCGCACTGGCGGGCTGTCTCGGGAACAACCAGTCAGCCGATGGTGCCGATAGCACCGACACTCCCGGTACTGCCGGTGGGTCGAACGCAACTCGAACCAGTTCGTTCGACCTTCCCGTCCCAAAAGACGAACTCCGCCGTGGCGCACCGAAGGACGCGATTCCCGCCATTACCGCTCCCGTCTTCTCGGACGACTGGTCCGGATTCGACGAGGTAAACGTCACACTCGAAGATTCTTTCGAGGTCGTCGGCGTCGAACTCGACGGCATCGCACGGGCGTACCCGCTCGCAATCCTGAACTGGCACGAAATCGCCAACGACGCGTTCGATGACCGCCCTGTGGTCGTAACCTACTGCCCACTCTGTGGCAGTGCCGTCGTCGCCGATAGACTCGTGGCTGGCGAACCCACTAACTTCGGTGTCTCGGGCTACCTCTGGATGTCCGACCTCGTGATGTACGACGTTCGAACCGAGTCGCTGTGGAGTCAAGTGCTCGCAACTGCGATTCGCGGCGAGCGTACCGGCGACACGCTGTCTCTCATCCCGTCGACCATCTCTACGTGGGGCGAATGGAAGGCGTCGCACCCCGACACCGAGGTGTTGGTTCCACCGCCCGTCTCCGACACGATTCGCGGCCGACAGAGCCGAAGCTACGACGTGAATCCCTACTCGAGCTATCGGCAGTCGGGGAGAGTCGGAATCGGATTCAACGACGAGGTTGACGAGCGTATGCACCCCAAAACATCGGTTATCGGTATCACTGCTGGCGGAGTCGCGCGGGCGTACCCACTCGACGCAGTGAAGAATGCCGGCGTCGTCAACGACACTGTCGGCGAACTGCCGGTCGTCGTCGCGTCGTCAACTGACGGGACGCTCGTCGCCTACGTCCGCCGCATCGACGGTTCCGTCGCGGAGTTCGAACGCGACGGTTCCGCCCTCGTTGCGGCCGGGTCCCGGTGGGACCTCCTCACGGGCCGTGCACTCGATGGCTCGCACGAGGGCGCGACGTTGACGCGGGCGAACGACCGTTCCCCGATGTTCTGGTTCGCGTGGGCCGATTTCAACCCTGACACGGAGATATACGGGCGGTAA
- a CDS encoding dolichyl-phosphate hexose transferase yields MSEYTFDDLAVVMGTYNEEQAIGSVLADIDRITDGRAEVVCVDGSDDRTPEIARKMGARVIEQEPQGYGVAVEAAVLAPDRPVVVTTDCDDTYPMEYLPKFLDLINDGYDVVSGDRITKGAETMPTLNRFGNIAFARLASFLMGATVHDTTTGMRAYRRELLHDINWTENTGLSAELLIRPAMRGYKIAEVPIPYRERAGETKLDPFAGGAAIAKSIVKVCLEERARF; encoded by the coding sequence ATGAGTGAGTACACCTTCGACGACCTCGCGGTCGTAATGGGGACGTACAATGAAGAACAAGCAATCGGCTCCGTCTTGGCCGACATCGACCGCATCACCGACGGCCGGGCGGAAGTCGTCTGCGTCGACGGTTCCGACGACCGGACTCCCGAAATCGCCCGAAAGATGGGCGCTCGGGTCATCGAACAGGAACCGCAGGGCTACGGCGTCGCGGTCGAAGCCGCCGTTCTCGCTCCCGACCGCCCCGTCGTCGTTACTACTGACTGCGACGATACGTACCCGATGGAGTACCTTCCGAAGTTCCTCGACCTCATCAACGACGGCTACGACGTGGTCTCCGGCGACCGAATCACCAAGGGTGCCGAGACGATGCCCACACTCAACCGCTTCGGAAACATCGCATTCGCCCGCCTCGCAAGCTTCCTCATGGGTGCGACGGTCCACGACACGACGACCGGAATGCGGGCGTACCGCCGCGAACTCCTTCACGATATCAACTGGACGGAAAACACGGGGCTGTCGGCCGAACTGCTCATCCGACCCGCGATGCGCGGCTACAAGATTGCTGAGGTACCTATTCCGTACCGCGAACGCGCCGGTGAGACCAAACTCGACCCCTTCGCCGGAGGTGCTGCTATCGCGAAGTCCATCGTGAAGGTCTGCCTCGAAGAACGCGCCCGGTTCTGA
- a CDS encoding ribonuclease H-like domain-containing protein, with the protein MRIENSFIPVRGVGERTERNLWQSGVTHWDEFDSSLVGAKTADRIETYIADAYEHLDDGNSRFFDDSFPSGERWRLYENFRDETCFFDIETTGLSAERNSVTTVSFHQDGETTTLVRGEDLTADALREQFTDAKLIATFNGARFDVPFLETSFDLSIDVPHVDLMYPCRTLDLTGGLKQIEKDIGIDRDRPDISGRDAVRLWREYERGDESALDTLVSYNREDTVNLERLMETVTGKLHDRVCDGLDTDLV; encoded by the coding sequence ATGCGAATCGAGAACAGCTTCATCCCCGTCCGTGGCGTGGGTGAGCGGACGGAGCGAAATCTCTGGCAATCCGGGGTCACACACTGGGACGAGTTCGACTCCTCGCTCGTCGGCGCGAAGACGGCTGACCGAATCGAGACCTACATCGCCGACGCGTACGAGCACCTCGACGACGGCAACTCGCGCTTTTTCGACGACTCGTTCCCGTCTGGCGAGCGCTGGCGACTCTACGAGAATTTCCGCGACGAGACGTGTTTCTTCGACATCGAGACGACCGGTCTGTCGGCAGAACGCAATTCGGTCACGACCGTCTCGTTCCATCAGGACGGCGAAACCACGACACTCGTTCGGGGCGAAGATTTGACTGCCGATGCGCTCCGTGAGCAGTTTACCGACGCAAAGCTCATCGCGACGTTCAACGGCGCACGATTCGACGTACCCTTCCTCGAAACGTCGTTCGACCTCTCTATCGATGTTCCGCACGTCGACCTCATGTATCCGTGTCGGACGCTCGATTTGACCGGCGGCTTGAAACAGATCGAGAAGGACATCGGCATCGACCGCGACCGCCCCGATATCTCCGGCCGAGATGCGGTCAGGCTCTGGCGCGAGTACGAACGCGGCGACGAATCGGCTCTCGACACCCTCGTCTCGTACAACCGCGAAGACACGGTCAATCTCGAACGCCTCATGGAGACCGTCACGGGCAAACTTCACGACCGCGTCTGCGACGGTCTCGATACCGACCTCGTCTGA
- a CDS encoding SOS response-associated peptidase: MCGRYSLFTPPEELRERFGAVPTRELEARYNCAPGQELPVVTNEASDEFRFLKWGLVPSWAESASIGNDRINARAETVREKRSFADAYESRRCLVPSDGFYEWVDRGETKQPYRVAFEDDRPFAMAGLWERWTPTTKQTGLGDFGSGGPSREQEPLETFTIITTEPNDLISELHHRMAVILAPDEEETWLHGGPDEAASLLGPYPDDELTAYPVSTRVNNPANDTPELLERSAG; this comes from the coding sequence ATGTGTGGCCGATACAGTTTGTTTACGCCGCCCGAAGAACTCCGAGAACGCTTCGGGGCTGTTCCGACGCGGGAGTTGGAAGCGCGGTACAACTGCGCGCCCGGCCAAGAACTGCCGGTCGTGACTAACGAGGCATCCGACGAGTTTCGCTTCCTGAAGTGGGGCCTCGTTCCCTCGTGGGCCGAGAGCGCGAGTATCGGAAACGACCGCATCAACGCCCGCGCCGAGACGGTCCGCGAGAAACGGAGTTTCGCCGACGCCTACGAGTCGCGCCGGTGTCTCGTTCCCTCCGACGGTTTCTACGAGTGGGTCGACCGCGGCGAGACCAAACAGCCCTACCGCGTCGCGTTCGAGGACGACCGACCGTTTGCGATGGCCGGCCTGTGGGAGCGCTGGACGCCGACTACGAAACAGACTGGACTCGGCGACTTCGGGAGCGGGGGCCCATCCCGTGAGCAAGAGCCACTGGAGACGTTCACCATCATCACGACCGAACCGAACGACCTCATCTCGGAGTTACATCACCGGATGGCCGTCATCCTCGCACCCGACGAAGAAGAGACGTGGCTCCACGGCGGCCCCGACGAGGCGGCGTCGCTCCTCGGTCCGTATCCCGACGACGAGTTGACCGCCTATCCGGTCTCGACGCGGGTGAACAACCCCGCGAACGATACGCCCGAGTTGCTAGAACGGAGCGCAGGATAA
- a CDS encoding SGNH/GDSL hydrolase family protein produces the protein MVVVGDSVAWGQGLVHDKKFATRFFDRLTGGAALPRAAIKAHSGAVIRSRNGTGNRDVALKLANANELQSTTRQGHHEFPYGPLTVHEQVERLPNDYTDQERPERLDVSKAYGPDETVDIVLITAGINDIGGGNISNPFGDPESIEKAVRDSCYSRMKRLLRRTQQRFPDATIIVTGYHLFLSTGPDGSDIVSNDDLAVGLQVLFGLLSRPAGAVLGALYGAVELSEELAAAHVEYFYQQSAHNLRKAVTEQDKANTGASVLFASPNYNRRNAAAADDPWVWPPLSRGDPAVASERSAVCQAMSEPPIEEDSVKCPIAPSLHPNEAGADAIARAVHARYEEATGRRSVRNVIGNLSENGGISGPTSVREELERFAGVDGLIDPAEGLRTCFNQLVVDSIRVVIKTSDDRGAGNQSTTVSLDLGALTRNLDDTFGQQGFNHANFSQGAKDDFTIDPLLDTGWTERDPLHLWEISKVELEQDQSEYTEFIDSQWWKVESFALYLNGIRVVQAGPFDLDGDDSQSFNYPKS, from the coding sequence ATGGTGGTTGTCGGTGATTCGGTCGCCTGGGGGCAAGGCCTCGTCCACGACAAGAAATTCGCGACCCGATTTTTTGATCGACTCACCGGCGGTGCCGCGTTACCCCGTGCGGCGATAAAGGCACACTCCGGTGCAGTCATTCGGTCCCGAAATGGGACCGGGAATCGTGACGTGGCTCTCAAGTTGGCGAACGCCAATGAACTCCAGTCAACGACCAGACAGGGCCACCACGAGTTTCCATACGGTCCATTAACGGTCCACGAACAAGTCGAGAGACTCCCGAATGATTACACCGACCAAGAGCGACCGGAGCGCCTCGACGTCAGCAAGGCGTACGGTCCCGATGAAACCGTAGATATCGTCCTCATCACAGCAGGAATCAACGACATCGGCGGAGGCAACATCAGCAATCCCTTCGGAGACCCGGAGTCGATAGAGAAGGCCGTCAGAGATAGCTGTTACAGCCGGATGAAGCGGCTTCTGCGCCGAACCCAACAGCGGTTCCCTGACGCGACGATCATCGTCACGGGATACCATCTGTTCTTGAGTACCGGTCCCGACGGGTCCGATATCGTTTCGAACGACGACCTCGCTGTCGGCCTTCAGGTACTGTTCGGGCTACTCAGCCGTCCGGCAGGGGCAGTCCTGGGGGCATTGTACGGCGCTGTCGAACTGAGCGAAGAGTTAGCTGCGGCACACGTAGAGTACTTCTACCAGCAATCAGCACACAATCTCCGCAAGGCAGTCACGGAGCAGGATAAGGCCAATACCGGCGCTTCAGTACTCTTTGCATCACCGAATTATAACCGGAGAAACGCGGCTGCCGCGGACGACCCGTGGGTCTGGCCACCACTGTCGCGAGGCGACCCAGCAGTTGCCTCGGAGCGGAGTGCAGTTTGTCAGGCGATGTCCGAGCCTCCAATCGAAGAAGACTCGGTTAAATGTCCAATCGCTCCGAGTCTGCACCCGAACGAGGCCGGAGCCGACGCGATAGCACGGGCGGTTCACGCGCGGTACGAGGAAGCGACCGGTCGCCGGTCCGTACGGAACGTCATCGGGAACCTGTCGGAAAACGGCGGGATATCGGGACCAACCAGCGTCCGGGAAGAACTGGAGCGGTTCGCGGGGGTTGACGGATTGATTGACCCTGCCGAAGGGCTTCGGACCTGTTTCAATCAACTCGTAGTCGACAGTATCCGTGTGGTCATCAAAACGAGTGATGACAGGGGTGCTGGGAATCAAAGTACGACCGTCTCACTCGACCTCGGGGCACTGACACGGAACCTCGACGATACCTTCGGCCAGCAGGGATTCAATCACGCGAATTTCAGCCAAGGAGCGAAGGATGACTTCACCATCGACCCATTACTCGACACCGGCTGGACCGAGCGTGACCCACTCCATCTCTGGGAGATTTCGAAGGTAGAACTCGAACAAGACCAATCAGAGTATACGGAGTTTATCGACAGCCAGTGGTGGAAAGTCGAGTCGTTTGCGCTGTATCTAAATGGGATTCGAGTGGTACAGGCGGGCCCGTTCGACCTCGATGGAGACGACTCACAGTCGTTCAACTACCCGAAGTCGTAG
- a CDS encoding DUF5805 domain-containing protein: protein MSDEGDRATVQTYLPAHQKAIWKDHADRLGMSQSEFVRTMVQAGRADFEVPSKGDETAVTPGVEGGETGLQNDHSNHTHSPRNNGRLEDRVIETLATDSHHSWDDLVSALTDDIEDRLESTLQELQSSGRVVYSGRHGGYTLAEDDGR, encoded by the coding sequence ATGAGCGACGAGGGCGACCGAGCGACGGTCCAAACCTACCTCCCGGCACACCAGAAGGCCATCTGGAAGGACCACGCCGACCGACTCGGCATGAGCCAAAGCGAATTTGTCAGGACTATGGTACAGGCAGGACGGGCAGATTTCGAGGTGCCTTCGAAAGGTGATGAGACAGCCGTAACCCCTGGGGTAGAAGGGGGTGAAACAGGCCTTCAGAACGACCATTCTAATCACACACATTCGCCTAGAAATAATGGTCGACTCGAAGACCGCGTTATCGAGACGCTGGCGACCGACTCACACCATTCGTGGGACGACCTCGTTTCGGCGTTGACGGACGACATCGAAGACCGTCTCGAATCGACGCTGCAAGAACTCCAGTCGTCCGGTCGAGTTGTGTACAGCGGTCGCCATGGCGGGTACACGCTTGCGGAGGACGATGGCCGCTGA
- a CDS encoding tyrosine-type recombinase/integrase → MAAERPADVADPVGYFLQDMTYHGKSDRTRDAYERVLREFESFLGDPSRNPAGTARSVDEATHRDCMAWIHTLRNRAVASSTVATYASYLHRFYAYMAQVGVFDSNPMGLVMEEMDERIDTNPARRELSVPQMREFVRGIHHPLEHALVVTLLKTGMRVGELCNLDLRDLSLSEDTPLADVSTRATLDGRGPSIYVSADPSAGGVTNGETRTASNKRKRSTVIPVDDELEAVLLRWLAIRPDTTSLAEPLFVGTASGWGKRLVPDAVHHIVTSHATDAGWYRTGGDREENVTPHYFRHFFTTHLRDRTGDRGIVKYLRGDVAGDIIDTYTHNWGDRVRETYESNVYSLR, encoded by the coding sequence ATGGCCGCTGAGCGACCGGCCGATGTGGCCGACCCGGTCGGCTACTTTCTACAGGATATGACGTACCACGGGAAATCCGACCGGACTCGCGATGCGTACGAGCGCGTCCTTCGAGAATTTGAATCGTTCCTCGGCGACCCCTCGCGCAACCCCGCAGGAACCGCGCGGTCGGTCGACGAAGCCACCCACCGCGACTGCATGGCGTGGATACACACGCTCAGGAACCGCGCGGTCGCATCGAGTACAGTCGCAACATACGCCTCGTATCTCCACCGGTTCTACGCCTACATGGCCCAGGTCGGTGTGTTCGATTCCAATCCGATGGGTCTCGTGATGGAGGAGATGGACGAGCGCATCGACACCAATCCAGCGCGACGGGAGCTATCGGTACCGCAAATGCGGGAGTTTGTCCGCGGAATCCACCATCCACTGGAGCACGCACTGGTGGTGACACTCCTCAAGACGGGGATGCGCGTCGGCGAACTGTGCAACCTCGACCTTCGAGACCTTTCGCTCTCGGAGGATACACCGCTTGCCGATGTATCGACTCGCGCCACCCTCGATGGGCGAGGACCGTCGATATACGTCTCCGCCGACCCGAGCGCCGGGGGCGTCACGAACGGCGAGACGCGAACTGCCTCGAACAAGCGAAAACGCTCGACGGTTATCCCGGTGGACGACGAGTTGGAAGCTGTTCTCCTGCGTTGGCTGGCGATTCGACCGGATACGACCTCCCTCGCGGAACCGCTTTTCGTCGGGACCGCATCCGGGTGGGGAAAGCGACTAGTCCCAGACGCGGTCCACCACATCGTCACCTCGCACGCAACCGATGCAGGTTGGTACCGGACGGGCGGCGACCGAGAAGAGAACGTCACCCCCCACTACTTCAGGCACTTCTTCACCACGCACCTTCGCGACCGAACCGGGGACCGCGGCATCGTCAAGTACCTCCGCGGTGACGTCGCTGGCGACATTATCGACACGTACACCCACAATTGGGGCGATAGAGTCCGCGAGACGTACGAATCAAACGTATATTCACTACGCTAG
- a CDS encoding amphi-Trp domain-containing protein, whose protein sequence is MSEETASDEETSATTESERTTIRTGRKFDQDFRLDASDAGEFLITLGEQLRDDDELKIVTDEWELPFAFGEPVELEIDFDGVGDPELEIELELPGRTDDKPPEVE, encoded by the coding sequence ATGAGCGAAGAAACGGCGAGTGACGAAGAGACGTCTGCCACGACGGAGAGCGAACGAACGACCATTCGAACCGGACGCAAGTTCGACCAGGACTTCCGCCTCGACGCCAGTGACGCGGGCGAGTTTCTGATAACGCTCGGCGAACAACTTCGCGATGATGATGAACTGAAAATTGTCACCGACGAGTGGGAACTTCCGTTCGCGTTCGGTGAGCCTGTCGAACTCGAAATCGACTTTGACGGAGTCGGTGACCCCGAACTCGAAATCGAACTGGAACTTCCGGGGCGGACCGACGATAAACCACCCGAAGTAGAGTAG
- the dpsA gene encoding DNA starvation/stationary phase protection protein DpsA yields the protein MSSQETVRRQADTVSENPLRLEEEKAEQVIEALNTDLADAYVLYHQLHKHHWNVEGAEHLDIHVFLQEAYEDVEEAADDIAERIQALGGVPHASMATLSDAATVEAEDEDVYDIRTSLSNDLEMYGDIIESYREHIGLAEGLGDYASGEMLREQLVDLEEHTHVIDHYLEDDTLVLESATK from the coding sequence ATGAGTTCCCAAGAGACAGTCCGACGGCAAGCCGACACCGTCAGTGAGAACCCACTTAGACTCGAAGAAGAGAAAGCCGAACAGGTAATCGAGGCACTCAACACTGACCTCGCAGACGCGTACGTCCTTTACCACCAACTCCACAAGCACCACTGGAACGTCGAAGGTGCAGAACACCTCGATATTCACGTCTTCCTCCAGGAGGCGTACGAGGATGTCGAGGAAGCCGCTGACGACATCGCCGAGCGTATTCAGGCGCTCGGGGGCGTCCCACACGCCAGTATGGCCACACTCTCGGACGCCGCAACGGTTGAAGCCGAAGACGAGGATGTCTACGACATCCGCACGTCGCTCTCGAACGACCTCGAAATGTACGGTGATATCATCGAAAGCTACCGCGAACACATCGGACTCGCCGAAGGGCTCGGCGACTACGCGTCCGGTGAAATGCTTCGGGAGCAACTCGTCGATCTCGAAGAGCACACCCACGTCATCGACCACTACCTCGAAGACGACACGCTTGTCCTCGAATCTGCGACGAAATGA